The stretch of DNA TCATTACTTTGGCGTGCGGCAGAATGAACCGCTTGCCCGCTTCGCCGCCAGCCAACAGAACGGCGCCGCCCGAAGCGGCCAGACCGACGCAGTAGGTCGACACCGGGCAAGAGATCACTTGCATCGTGTCGTAGATGGCCATCGTCGAAGTGACGCTGCCGCCGGGCGAGTTGATGTAAAAGTGGACCGGCTTCCGGCGATTTTCGCTTTGCAGATACAGCAGCTTCATCACCAGTTCGTTGGCGTTGCCGTCGTAAATCTCGCCTTGCAGAAAGACGATCCGGTTTTCCAACAGCAAGTCGCCGAGAGTCATCTGGCGCTGGCGTTGCATTTCAGCATAGGCCATTGCCGATGGGGAGCGAAAATCCGAAAACGGCGTGTTCATTGCGCAAAGATCCTTCTCTAGAGACGGGTCGCTCCCCGCCGATCGACACGAGCGCCGGGGTTCTGCTTTTATTTTCTCGAAGTTGCGACGCAAGACAACCGTAGGTCCCCCCCAGATCCCTTGACAGTTTGCGCATTTTCACAGCTATCAGCAGCGTAATCGGTAGTCTCTTCTTATCTGTTCTACCTACTTCATCTTGACGGCTGGCCGAGGAATTATCACAATCCCCCGCCCTTTTGATCAAGAAACGAAGGTCCATGCGCCGAAGCTCGCCGATCGCCGCCGTTTTCCTCACGATGACGACCCTGCTCGTCCCGGGCATTTTGCGCGCTCAGCAAGAGCCGCCTGCGGCGGAGCCTGTCCCCACGGGCGACGCTGCGTTCGACCCCCAAGGTCATGACTACTCCCAATTCGGCAGTTTTCGCACGATGCCGCAAGGCGCCGCCGTTCCCCCCTGGGTGCATGAAGGGGGCGTCCCACGGCAGGCGATTTACGAACGTTTTGGCTTCTATCACTCGCATCCGGACGACCCGGCGCGACATCAGGGGGTGGGGAAGCCGCTGTACGGAACGAGTTGGCGAAACCGGCCCTATCACTTTGACTATCTATTTGGGGTAGTCGAAACGAACGACCTGTCCCGCGACGATATTCGCCTGCAAAGTACGCTGCTGCAGGGCTTTCGGCTCGGCTACGACTTTGACCACTACTGGGGAACCGAGGTCCGGTTCGCGTTCGGAGATGGCAAGTTGCGGTACGAAGAGAATCCGCTGATCGACGGCAGCGCGCAACTGATGATGTTTGATACGAACCTGCTTTACTATCCGTGGGGCGATTCGACCTGGCGGCCTTACGCGACGTTGGGCCTGGGGGCGACGTACTATGGCTACGACGATGTGAACGGGGTGAATCGGGACCAATCGAACTTCTCGATCCCCATTGGGATCGGTTTGAAACATTTTTTTCGCCCTTGGCTCGCTTTTCGCTGCGAACTGATGGACAACATCGCGACTGGCTCGGGAAGCATCCCGACGACGCACAATTTCTCGTTTACTACCGGGATTGAATATCGATTCGGCGGTAGCCGCTGGAGCTATACGCGCTAGGTACGAATGCGGCATTTCTAAGCACAAGCTGCGCGCAAGATTGGCGTAGCAGGGGATCGCTTCGTCTAATTCTCGGGAAAAACAGAGCTGCTAGATCTGGCGCAAAATTTGCTCTTTCTTGGCGACTTAAAAGAAATTGGCAGTTCACTGCTCGACGAGCGGAGAAATGCCGGTTCAAATTTCAGGCGAAATCGACTGCGGGTCGCGCCCCTCAATCGTTTTTGCGTAGCCCCAAACCCTCTCTCTCTTTTTTAAGGCTATTTGTAGTGAGCAGCACGTCAAAAGAAAAAGGCAACGGCAGCTTCGCAGTTGCGGGCAACTCCGTAATGGTCGGCGGATCGCCCCGGATGTCGGCAATTTCGGCGGTCACCAATTACAAGCCGAGCAATCCTCCCATGAATTTCATCGAGACGCCGACGCAAGAGCTCTTCTGCGCCAACGTCTTCAGCAAGGCCGAAATGAAGGCCCGTCTGCCCAAGCCAGTTTTCAAGTCGGTGCTGAAGACGATCGAAACGGGCGAAAAGCTCGATTCGTCGATCGCCGACATCGTCGCTTCGGCCTTGAAGGACTGGGCGATCGAAAAGGGCGCTACCCACTACGCTCACGTCTTCTATCCGCTGACCGGCGCTACGGCCGAAAAGCACGACAGCTTCCTGACGCCGGATGGCGAAGGTAGCGCCATCGCCGAATTCAGCGGCAGCCAGCTGATCCAGGGCGAACCGGACGGCTCCAGCTTCCCCAGCGGCGGCATCCGCGCCACGTTTGAAGCCCGCGGTTACACCATCTGGGACGTGACCAGCCCGGCCTACATTCTGGAAAACGACAACGGCACGACGCTTTGCATCCCGACCGCGTTCGTCTCGTGGACCGGCGAAGCGCTCGACAAGAAGACCCCGGTTCTCCGCTCGATGCAGGCCCTCAACGCTCAGGCCCAGCGCATCCTGAACTTGTTCGGTCACACCGACGGCGCCCTGGTCTCCTCGACCGCCGGTCCGGAACAGGAATACTTCCTGATCGACCGCAACTTCTTCTTCGCCCGTCCTGACCTGCTCAACGCCGGTCGCACGCTGTTTGGCGCCAAGCCGCCGAAGGGCCAAGAGTTTGACGATCACTACTTCGGCGCCATTCCGGATCGCGTGCTCGCGTTCATGCTGGAAGCCGAACGCGAACTGTTCAAGCTGGGCGTGCCGATCAAGACCCGCCACAACGAAGTTGCCCCGGGCCAGTACGAAATCGCCCCGCTCTTCGAGTTCGCCAACGTTGCGACCGATCATCAGCAACTGATCATGCTGACCCTGCGTCGCGTCGCCGAGAAGTACGGCATGACCTGCCTGACCCACGAAAAGCCGTTTGCCGGCGTCAACGGTTCGGGTAAGCACGTCAACTGGTCGATGGGTAGCAAGACTCAGGGCAACCTGCTTGATCCGGGCGACACCCCGCACGAAAACGCTCAGTTCCTGCTCTTCTGCGCCGCGGTCATCCGCGCCGTGCACAAGTTCCAGGGCTTGCTGCGTGCCGTCGTCGCTTCGGCCAGCAACGATCACCGCTTGGGCGCCAACGAAGCTCCTCCGGCGATCATCTCGATCTTCCTGGGCGATCAGCTGACCGACGTCTTTGATCAGATCAAAGAGGGTGGTGCGAACAGCTCGATTCCGAAGGGGACGCTGACCGTCGGCGTCGATACCCTGCCGCCGCTGCCGAAAGACGCTGGCGACCGTAACCGCACCAGCCCGTTCGCCTTTACCGGCAACCGGTTTGAGTTCCGTGCGGTCGGTTCGAGCATGTCGATCGCCGGGCCGTTGGTCGCGATGAACACCATCGTCGCCGAATCGCTCGACTACTGCGCCACTCGCTTGGAAGAAGCGACCGGCGGCGACTCGTCGAAGCTCAATTCGGAACTGCAGAAGTTGCTGACCGAAATCATGACCGAGCACGGCACGATCGTCTTCAACGGCGACGGCTACTCGGACGAATGGCACGCGGAAGCTGAACAGCGCGGTTTGCTGAACCTGAAGACGACCGCCGACGCCCTGCCGTTCCTGCAAGACGAATCGGTCAAAGAGCTGTTTTCCAAGTACAACGTTCTGTCGGAACGTGAACTGGAAAGCCGCTGCGAAATCTACATGGAGCAGTACGTCAACACGATCAAGGTCGAAGCGGCCCTGACGATCGAGATGTCCCGCACGATGATCTTCCCGGCTGCCGTTCGCTACCAGAACGAACTTGCTTCGACCTGTGCGAACCTGAAGATGCTCGGTTACGAGTTCGACACCAAGACGCTCGACAAGGTCACCAGCCTGGTCAAGGCGCTGCAAGACGGCGTCTGCGACTTGGAAGAAAAGCTCGCCGCCGATCCGGATGGCGGCATGGAAGGCGAGATCAAGTTCTTCTGCAGCGACGTTCTGCCGGCGATGCTGGTGGTCCGCGAAGCGGCCGACGAACTGGAAGATTACGTCGCCGACGACCTGTGGCCGTTG from Blastopirellula retiformator encodes:
- a CDS encoding outer membrane beta-barrel protein: MRRSSPIAAVFLTMTTLLVPGILRAQQEPPAAEPVPTGDAAFDPQGHDYSQFGSFRTMPQGAAVPPWVHEGGVPRQAIYERFGFYHSHPDDPARHQGVGKPLYGTSWRNRPYHFDYLFGVVETNDLSRDDIRLQSTLLQGFRLGYDFDHYWGTEVRFAFGDGKLRYEENPLIDGSAQLMMFDTNLLYYPWGDSTWRPYATLGLGATYYGYDDVNGVNRDQSNFSIPIGIGLKHFFRPWLAFRCELMDNIATGSGSIPTTHNFSFTTGIEYRFGGSRWSYTR
- a CDS encoding glutamine synthetase III, with translation MVGGSPRMSAISAVTNYKPSNPPMNFIETPTQELFCANVFSKAEMKARLPKPVFKSVLKTIETGEKLDSSIADIVASALKDWAIEKGATHYAHVFYPLTGATAEKHDSFLTPDGEGSAIAEFSGSQLIQGEPDGSSFPSGGIRATFEARGYTIWDVTSPAYILENDNGTTLCIPTAFVSWTGEALDKKTPVLRSMQALNAQAQRILNLFGHTDGALVSSTAGPEQEYFLIDRNFFFARPDLLNAGRTLFGAKPPKGQEFDDHYFGAIPDRVLAFMLEAERELFKLGVPIKTRHNEVAPGQYEIAPLFEFANVATDHQQLIMLTLRRVAEKYGMTCLTHEKPFAGVNGSGKHVNWSMGSKTQGNLLDPGDTPHENAQFLLFCAAVIRAVHKFQGLLRAVVASASNDHRLGANEAPPAIISIFLGDQLTDVFDQIKEGGANSSIPKGTLTVGVDTLPPLPKDAGDRNRTSPFAFTGNRFEFRAVGSSMSIAGPLVAMNTIVAESLDYCATRLEEATGGDSSKLNSELQKLLTEIMTEHGTIVFNGDGYSDEWHAEAEQRGLLNLKTTADALPFLQDESVKELFSKYNVLSERELESRCEIYMEQYVNTIKVEAALTIEMSRTMIFPAAVRYQNELASTCANLKMLGYEFDTKTLDKVTSLVKALQDGVCDLEEKLAADPDGGMEGEIKFFCSDVLPAMLVVREAADELEDYVADDLWPLPTYQEMLFIK
- a CDS encoding ClpP family protease, whose translation is MQRQRQMTLGDLLLENRIVFLQGEIYDGNANELVMKLLYLQSENRRKPVHFYINSPGGSVTSTMAIYDTMQVISCPVSTYCVGLAASGGAVLLAGGEAGKRFILPHAKVMIHQPHGGVGGQVSDIEIQADEIIKTRDVLNHVLASHCNQDVEKIAKDTDRDFYMDAEAAKAYRIVDEILTKPPGEIVDDE